The following coding sequences are from one Primulina eburnea isolate SZY01 chromosome 15, ASM2296580v1, whole genome shotgun sequence window:
- the LOC140815307 gene encoding mediator of RNA polymerase II transcription subunit 33A-like isoform X1 yields MEVTTRWNCSTWDTVLELTKVAQEKGGDPLLWAAQVSSNLTSVGISLPSIELADLLVSHIFWENNVPTAWKILEKALALKIVPPLLVLGLLSTRTVSCRRSCPTAFRLYLELLKLHAFSLKENTDLPNHQKTMNSLDEILHFSEILDMQTNESGTLLVLFVFSLVWQLVDTTLDDEGLLELTPENNSRWPVKPQDMDLDVDNMHDEKRKEHRQSLQAINSIVVIELIGQFLQNKTTSRILYLARQNMFKQWESFTRRVQLLVTNSSALRNSKSSTVEILLLLTSDTSKIMSQHFQVRSFIQSHLMVQSRPLSAFAGLCLGTSRSGLWLPLDLFFEDAMDGSGVNATSAIEIITGLVKSLQAINATSWHEIFLGLWMAALRLVQRERDPIEGPVPRLNTRLCMLLSVTTLVVADLVEEEESVATNESNSGMGRKQQVSKKRRTDLVLSLQNLRNYQSLLAPPESVIPAANQAAAKAMLFVSGINVGTAYHDCITTSDTPINCSGSLYHLIVDTCVARNLLDTSAYFWPGYVDVHINQLPHTIPTQLTGWSAFMKGTALTPVMIDALVSTPASSFAEINKVFEIAVKGSTDERIAAASILCGATLSRGWNVQEHTLYFITKLLSPPVPVNYSGNESYLTDYAPMLNVLLVGIAPVDCVQIFSLHGLVPELAGSLMTICEVFGSCVPDISWTMVTGEEISVHAVFSNAFALLLKLWRFNHPPIEYGVGDVPPVGSQLTPEYLLLVRNSYLVSSGNSLKDPNRRRLAQVASSTSSKPIFVDSFPKLKVWYRQHLACIASPLTGLVNGTPVHHTVDTLLNMMYKKISARNQYVNTATSGSSSSGGTGSEDAYLRPKIPAWDILEAVPFVADAALTACAHGRLSPRELCTGLKDLADYLPATLATIVSYLSAEVTRGVWKSVFMNGTDWPSPAANFSNVEEQIKKILAATGVDVPSLAAGGSSPAALPLPLAAFVSLTITYKLDKASQRFLNLAGPALEHLAAGCPWPCMPIVASLWTQKAKRWSDFLVFSASRTVFLHSNDAVVQLLRSCFSATLGLSCSCISNNGGIGSLLGHGFGSHFSGGISPVAPGILYLRVYRSIRDIMFLRDNIVLLLMQTVEDIANGISGDSSERLKKPNGLKYGHASLAAAITRVKLAAWLGASIMFLTGGLGLVQSLFKETLPSWFMSIRHTEQKGNGCGTLPILRGYALAYLAVLCGAFTWGVASSSSASKRRPNIIRNHMEFLASALDGKISLGCDPATWHAYISGFMSLMVRCTPTWILEVNVELLKRLSKGLKLRGEEELALALLGVGGASTMGSAADLIIETENSFL; encoded by the exons ATGGAGGTGACGACCCGGTGGAATTGCAGCACATGGGACACTGTTCTGGAGCTAACAAAGGTGGCACAAGAAAAGGGCGGGGACCCATTGTTATGGGCCGCGCAGGTGTCCTCGAATCTGACCTCTGTTGGAATCTCTTTACCTTCTATTGAACTTGCTGACCTTTTAGTGTCCCACATTTTTTGGGAGAACAACGTGCCGACTGCATGGAAGATCTTGGAAAAAGCTTTGGCGCTGAAGATTGTGCCTCCCTTGCTTGTTCTTGGTCTCCTCTCAACGAG GACAGTTTCTTGTCGCCGGTCCTGTCCAACAGCATTCAGGCTTTATCTGGAACTCCTTAAATTACATGCTTTCTCACTGAAGGAAAACACAGATTTGCCAAACCATCAGAA GACCATGAATTCTTTAGACGAAATACTTCATTTTTCCGAGATACTTGATATGCAAACAAATGAATCTGGAACTCTCTTGGTTCTCTTTGTGTTTTCCCTTGTTTGGCAGTTGGTTGACACTACACTGGATGATGAAGGATTACTGGAACTTACGCCAGAGAACAACTCTAGATGGCCAGTTAAACCTCAAGATATGGATTTAGATGTTGATAATATGCATGATGAGAAAAGGAAAGAACATAGACAGAGTTTACAAGCTATTAATTCCATCGTGGTCATTGAGCTGATTGGGCAGTTTCTGCAAAACAAGACAACTTCCAGGATACTTTACTTGGCACGCCAAAACAT GTTCAAACAGTGGGAAAGCTTTACCCGGCGAGTGCAGCTGCTTGTAACAAATTCATCAGCtttgagaaattcgaaatccaGTACAGTGGAGATTCTTCTGCTGTTAACATCAGATACTAGCAAAATTATGTCTCAACATTTTCAAGTACGTTCATTTATTCAGTCTCACCTGATGGTGCAATCCAGGCCTCTGTCTGCTTTTGCTGGTCTCTGTCTTGGTACTAGTCGGTCTGGACTTTGGCTTCCTCTGGATCTATTCTTTGAAGATGCAATGGATGGTTCGGGAGTTAATGCAACAAGTGCCATTGAAATCATTACTG GTTTAGTTAAGTCCCTTCAAGCAATTAATGCCACCTCGTGGCATGAAATATTTCTTGGACTTTGGATGGCTGCCCTACGCCTTGTCCAGCGG GAGAGGGATCCCATTGAAGGACCTGTGCCCCGACTAAATACCCGCTTGTGCATGTTATTGTCTGTCACAACACTTGTGGTTGCTGATCTTGTCGAGGAAGAGGAAAGTGTGGCAACAAATGAATCAAATAGTGGTATGGGAAGGAAACAACAAGTTTCTAAGAAGCGTCGTACCGATTTGGTATTAAGTCTACAGAATCTGCGTAATTATCAAAGCTTGCTAGCCCCGCCTGAGTCGGTCATTCCTGCTGCCAATCAGGCTGCTGCTAAAGCAATGTTGTTTGTATCTGGCATCAATGTTGGAACTGCATATCATGATTGCATCACCACATCAGATACACCGATTAATTGTT CTGGTAGCCTATATCATTTAATTGTTGACACTTGCGTAGCCAGAAATCTTTTGGACACATCGGCTTATTTCTGGCCGGGCTATGTAGATGTGCACATCAACCAACTACCACATACTATTCCCACTCAGTTGACTGGGTGGTCAGCATTTATGAAAGGGACGGCTCTCACCCCAGTGATGATCGATGCTTTAGTCTCAACTCCTGCTTCAAG CTTTGCAGAAATTAATAAAGTCTTCGAGATTGCGGTTAAAGGATCCACTGATGAAAGGATAGCTGCTGCTAGTATTCTTTGTGGGGCGACCTTGAGTCGTGGATGGAATGTTCAG GAACACACACTTTACTTTATTACCAAACTACTTTCTCCACCAGTCCCTGTCAACTATTCTGGGAATGAAAGCTATTTGACTGATTATGCTCCCATGCTCAATGTTCTCCTTGTGGGAATAGCACCAGTTGACTGTGTCCAGATTTTTTCTCTCCATGGATTG GTGCCAGAGCTTGCTGGTTCGTTGATGACAATATGTGAGGTTTTTGGCTCATGCGTGCCTGATATCTCCTGGACCATGGTCACAGGAGAAGAAATTTCTGTTCATGCCGTATTTTCAAATGCATTTGCTCTTCTTCTAAAGCTATGGAGATTTAATCACCCTCCTATAGAGTATGGTGTTGGAGATGTGCCTCCAGTAGGATCCCAACTCACTCCTGAATACCTTTTATTGGTGCGGAATTCTTACCTAGTATCATCAGGAAACTCACTCAAGGATCCAAATCGAAGGAGACTTGCACAAGTTGCTAGTTCTACGTCCTCGAAACCCATATTTGTTGATTCATTTCCTAAACTCAAAGTGTGGTATAGGCAACATCTGGCCTGTATAGCTTCACCTCTCACCGGTCTTGTCAATGGCACACCAGTGCACCATACTGTTGATACACTACTAAACATGATGTATAAAAAAATCAGTGCGAGAAACCAGTATGTGAACACTGCGACATCTGGAAGTAGTAGTTCCGGTGGGACTGGAAGTGAAGATGCTTATCTGAGGCCTAAAATACCAGCTTGGGATATCCTTGAAGCTGTCCCTTTTGTGGCAGATGCCGCTCTAACTGCATGCGCTCATGGAAGATTGTCTCCCCGTGAATTATGCACGG GGCTGAAAGATTTGGCGGATTATCTTCCCGCCACTTTGGCCACTATTGTAAGTTACTTATCTGCTGAAGTGACTCGAGGTGTTTGGAAGTCAGTTTTCATGAATGGAACAGATTGGCCGAGTCCAGCAGCAAATTTCTCCAATGTTGAGGAACAGATAAAGAAAATACTAGCTGCCACCGGTGTGGATGTCCCCAGTCTTGCAGCAG GAGGAAGTTCACCAGCTGCACTTCCATTGCCTTTGGCAGCATTCGTGAGCCTAACCATAACCTATAAGCTTGATAAAGCCTCACAACGTTTCCTGAATCTGGCTGGTCCAGCTTTGGAGCACCTTGCTGCTGGCTGTCCTTGGCCATGCATGCCAATAGTTGCTTCTTTATGGACCCAAAAAGCTAAGCGTTGGAGTGATTTCCTAGTATTTTCTGCTTCTCGTACTGTTTTCCTTCATAGCAATGATGCCGTTGTTCAGCTACTTAGAAGCTGCTTCAGTGCCACACTTGGTTTGAGCTGCAGCTGCATTTCGAACAATGGTGGCATTGGATCACTGCTTGGTCATGGATTTGGATCTCATTTTAGCGGTGGAATCTCTCCAGTTGCTCCTGGGATTCTTTATTTACGAGTCTATCGTTCAATTAGAGACATCATGTTTTTACGAGACAATATAGTTTTACTACTGATGCAAACTGTGGAGGACATAGCCAATGGTATCTCGGGTGATAGTTCTGAAAGGCTGAAAAAACCAAATGGATTGAAATACGGGCATGCCTCACTCGCTGCAGCCATAACCAGGGTAAAACTCGCAGCTTGGCTTGGAGCTTCCATAATGTTCTTAACCGGTGGGCTGGGGCTCGTGCAGTCATTATTTAAAGAAACTCTCCCTTCTTGGTTTATGTCTATTCGCCATACCGAGCAAAAGGGCAATGGATGTGGAACGCTTCCAATCCTCAGGGGCTATGCGTTGGCATACTTGGCTGTACTTTGTGGAGCATTTACTTGGGGTGTGGCCTCATCATCTTCGGCTTCAAAGAGGCGACCTAACATTATTAGAAATCACATGGAATTTCTGGCAAGTGCCCTAGATGGAAAGATTTCACTTGGCTGTGATCCAGCGACTTGGCATGCTTACATATCTGGTTTCATGAGTTTGATGGTGAGATGCACACCAACCTGGATACTAGAGGTGAATGTCGAGCTGTTGAAGAGACTGAGCAAGGGGTTGAAACTACGGGGCGAGGAGGAGCTTGCTCTTGCTTTGTTAGGAGTTGGTGGGGCAAGTACCATGGGCTCTGCTGCTGATCTTATCATAGAAACTGAAAATAgctttttataa
- the LOC140815307 gene encoding mediator of RNA polymerase II transcription subunit 33A-like isoform X2, whose protein sequence is MDLDVDNMHDEKRKEHRQSLQAINSIVVIELIGQFLQNKTTSRILYLARQNMFKQWESFTRRVQLLVTNSSALRNSKSSTVEILLLLTSDTSKIMSQHFQVRSFIQSHLMVQSRPLSAFAGLCLGTSRSGLWLPLDLFFEDAMDGSGVNATSAIEIITGLVKSLQAINATSWHEIFLGLWMAALRLVQRERDPIEGPVPRLNTRLCMLLSVTTLVVADLVEEEESVATNESNSGMGRKQQVSKKRRTDLVLSLQNLRNYQSLLAPPESVIPAANQAAAKAMLFVSGINVGTAYHDCITTSDTPINCSGSLYHLIVDTCVARNLLDTSAYFWPGYVDVHINQLPHTIPTQLTGWSAFMKGTALTPVMIDALVSTPASSFAEINKVFEIAVKGSTDERIAAASILCGATLSRGWNVQEHTLYFITKLLSPPVPVNYSGNESYLTDYAPMLNVLLVGIAPVDCVQIFSLHGLVPELAGSLMTICEVFGSCVPDISWTMVTGEEISVHAVFSNAFALLLKLWRFNHPPIEYGVGDVPPVGSQLTPEYLLLVRNSYLVSSGNSLKDPNRRRLAQVASSTSSKPIFVDSFPKLKVWYRQHLACIASPLTGLVNGTPVHHTVDTLLNMMYKKISARNQYVNTATSGSSSSGGTGSEDAYLRPKIPAWDILEAVPFVADAALTACAHGRLSPRELCTGLKDLADYLPATLATIVSYLSAEVTRGVWKSVFMNGTDWPSPAANFSNVEEQIKKILAATGVDVPSLAAGGSSPAALPLPLAAFVSLTITYKLDKASQRFLNLAGPALEHLAAGCPWPCMPIVASLWTQKAKRWSDFLVFSASRTVFLHSNDAVVQLLRSCFSATLGLSCSCISNNGGIGSLLGHGFGSHFSGGISPVAPGILYLRVYRSIRDIMFLRDNIVLLLMQTVEDIANGISGDSSERLKKPNGLKYGHASLAAAITRVKLAAWLGASIMFLTGGLGLVQSLFKETLPSWFMSIRHTEQKGNGCGTLPILRGYALAYLAVLCGAFTWGVASSSSASKRRPNIIRNHMEFLASALDGKISLGCDPATWHAYISGFMSLMVRCTPTWILEVNVELLKRLSKGLKLRGEEELALALLGVGGASTMGSAADLIIETENSFL, encoded by the exons ATGGATTTAGATGTTGATAATATGCATGATGAGAAAAGGAAAGAACATAGACAGAGTTTACAAGCTATTAATTCCATCGTGGTCATTGAGCTGATTGGGCAGTTTCTGCAAAACAAGACAACTTCCAGGATACTTTACTTGGCACGCCAAAACAT GTTCAAACAGTGGGAAAGCTTTACCCGGCGAGTGCAGCTGCTTGTAACAAATTCATCAGCtttgagaaattcgaaatccaGTACAGTGGAGATTCTTCTGCTGTTAACATCAGATACTAGCAAAATTATGTCTCAACATTTTCAAGTACGTTCATTTATTCAGTCTCACCTGATGGTGCAATCCAGGCCTCTGTCTGCTTTTGCTGGTCTCTGTCTTGGTACTAGTCGGTCTGGACTTTGGCTTCCTCTGGATCTATTCTTTGAAGATGCAATGGATGGTTCGGGAGTTAATGCAACAAGTGCCATTGAAATCATTACTG GTTTAGTTAAGTCCCTTCAAGCAATTAATGCCACCTCGTGGCATGAAATATTTCTTGGACTTTGGATGGCTGCCCTACGCCTTGTCCAGCGG GAGAGGGATCCCATTGAAGGACCTGTGCCCCGACTAAATACCCGCTTGTGCATGTTATTGTCTGTCACAACACTTGTGGTTGCTGATCTTGTCGAGGAAGAGGAAAGTGTGGCAACAAATGAATCAAATAGTGGTATGGGAAGGAAACAACAAGTTTCTAAGAAGCGTCGTACCGATTTGGTATTAAGTCTACAGAATCTGCGTAATTATCAAAGCTTGCTAGCCCCGCCTGAGTCGGTCATTCCTGCTGCCAATCAGGCTGCTGCTAAAGCAATGTTGTTTGTATCTGGCATCAATGTTGGAACTGCATATCATGATTGCATCACCACATCAGATACACCGATTAATTGTT CTGGTAGCCTATATCATTTAATTGTTGACACTTGCGTAGCCAGAAATCTTTTGGACACATCGGCTTATTTCTGGCCGGGCTATGTAGATGTGCACATCAACCAACTACCACATACTATTCCCACTCAGTTGACTGGGTGGTCAGCATTTATGAAAGGGACGGCTCTCACCCCAGTGATGATCGATGCTTTAGTCTCAACTCCTGCTTCAAG CTTTGCAGAAATTAATAAAGTCTTCGAGATTGCGGTTAAAGGATCCACTGATGAAAGGATAGCTGCTGCTAGTATTCTTTGTGGGGCGACCTTGAGTCGTGGATGGAATGTTCAG GAACACACACTTTACTTTATTACCAAACTACTTTCTCCACCAGTCCCTGTCAACTATTCTGGGAATGAAAGCTATTTGACTGATTATGCTCCCATGCTCAATGTTCTCCTTGTGGGAATAGCACCAGTTGACTGTGTCCAGATTTTTTCTCTCCATGGATTG GTGCCAGAGCTTGCTGGTTCGTTGATGACAATATGTGAGGTTTTTGGCTCATGCGTGCCTGATATCTCCTGGACCATGGTCACAGGAGAAGAAATTTCTGTTCATGCCGTATTTTCAAATGCATTTGCTCTTCTTCTAAAGCTATGGAGATTTAATCACCCTCCTATAGAGTATGGTGTTGGAGATGTGCCTCCAGTAGGATCCCAACTCACTCCTGAATACCTTTTATTGGTGCGGAATTCTTACCTAGTATCATCAGGAAACTCACTCAAGGATCCAAATCGAAGGAGACTTGCACAAGTTGCTAGTTCTACGTCCTCGAAACCCATATTTGTTGATTCATTTCCTAAACTCAAAGTGTGGTATAGGCAACATCTGGCCTGTATAGCTTCACCTCTCACCGGTCTTGTCAATGGCACACCAGTGCACCATACTGTTGATACACTACTAAACATGATGTATAAAAAAATCAGTGCGAGAAACCAGTATGTGAACACTGCGACATCTGGAAGTAGTAGTTCCGGTGGGACTGGAAGTGAAGATGCTTATCTGAGGCCTAAAATACCAGCTTGGGATATCCTTGAAGCTGTCCCTTTTGTGGCAGATGCCGCTCTAACTGCATGCGCTCATGGAAGATTGTCTCCCCGTGAATTATGCACGG GGCTGAAAGATTTGGCGGATTATCTTCCCGCCACTTTGGCCACTATTGTAAGTTACTTATCTGCTGAAGTGACTCGAGGTGTTTGGAAGTCAGTTTTCATGAATGGAACAGATTGGCCGAGTCCAGCAGCAAATTTCTCCAATGTTGAGGAACAGATAAAGAAAATACTAGCTGCCACCGGTGTGGATGTCCCCAGTCTTGCAGCAG GAGGAAGTTCACCAGCTGCACTTCCATTGCCTTTGGCAGCATTCGTGAGCCTAACCATAACCTATAAGCTTGATAAAGCCTCACAACGTTTCCTGAATCTGGCTGGTCCAGCTTTGGAGCACCTTGCTGCTGGCTGTCCTTGGCCATGCATGCCAATAGTTGCTTCTTTATGGACCCAAAAAGCTAAGCGTTGGAGTGATTTCCTAGTATTTTCTGCTTCTCGTACTGTTTTCCTTCATAGCAATGATGCCGTTGTTCAGCTACTTAGAAGCTGCTTCAGTGCCACACTTGGTTTGAGCTGCAGCTGCATTTCGAACAATGGTGGCATTGGATCACTGCTTGGTCATGGATTTGGATCTCATTTTAGCGGTGGAATCTCTCCAGTTGCTCCTGGGATTCTTTATTTACGAGTCTATCGTTCAATTAGAGACATCATGTTTTTACGAGACAATATAGTTTTACTACTGATGCAAACTGTGGAGGACATAGCCAATGGTATCTCGGGTGATAGTTCTGAAAGGCTGAAAAAACCAAATGGATTGAAATACGGGCATGCCTCACTCGCTGCAGCCATAACCAGGGTAAAACTCGCAGCTTGGCTTGGAGCTTCCATAATGTTCTTAACCGGTGGGCTGGGGCTCGTGCAGTCATTATTTAAAGAAACTCTCCCTTCTTGGTTTATGTCTATTCGCCATACCGAGCAAAAGGGCAATGGATGTGGAACGCTTCCAATCCTCAGGGGCTATGCGTTGGCATACTTGGCTGTACTTTGTGGAGCATTTACTTGGGGTGTGGCCTCATCATCTTCGGCTTCAAAGAGGCGACCTAACATTATTAGAAATCACATGGAATTTCTGGCAAGTGCCCTAGATGGAAAGATTTCACTTGGCTGTGATCCAGCGACTTGGCATGCTTACATATCTGGTTTCATGAGTTTGATGGTGAGATGCACACCAACCTGGATACTAGAGGTGAATGTCGAGCTGTTGAAGAGACTGAGCAAGGGGTTGAAACTACGGGGCGAGGAGGAGCTTGCTCTTGCTTTGTTAGGAGTTGGTGGGGCAAGTACCATGGGCTCTGCTGCTGATCTTATCATAGAAACTGAAAATAgctttttataa